In Enterobacter sp. 638, a single window of DNA contains:
- a CDS encoding GDP-L-fucose synthase, whose amino-acid sequence MTKQRIFVAGHRGMVGSAIVRQLEQRGDVDVVVRTRDELNLLDGQAVQAFFANERIDQVYLAAAKVGGIVANNTYPADFIYENMMIESNIIHAAHLHNVNKLLFLGSSCIYPKLAKQPIAESELLQGTLEETNEPYAIAKIAGIKLCESYNRQYGRDYRSVMPTNLYGPHDNFHPSNSHVIPALLRRFHEATAESAPDVVVWGSGTPMREFLHVDDMAAASIHVMELDPEVWQENTEPMLSHINVGTGVDCTIRELAQTIAHVVGYKGRVVFDATKPDGTPRKLLDVTRLHQLGWYHEVSLEQGLASTYQWFLENQHRFRG is encoded by the coding sequence ATGACCAAACAACGTATTTTTGTCGCCGGTCATCGTGGGATGGTGGGATCTGCCATCGTCCGTCAGCTTGAGCAGCGCGGTGATGTAGACGTCGTGGTGCGTACCCGCGACGAGCTGAACCTGCTTGACGGCCAAGCCGTGCAGGCATTCTTTGCGAACGAACGTATCGATCAGGTGTATCTGGCGGCGGCAAAGGTTGGCGGCATTGTCGCCAACAACACCTACCCGGCGGATTTCATCTACGAAAACATGATGATTGAGAGCAACATTATTCACGCCGCGCATCTGCACAACGTGAATAAGCTGCTGTTCCTCGGCTCTTCATGCATTTATCCGAAGCTGGCGAAGCAGCCGATCGCTGAGAGCGAACTGCTGCAGGGCACGCTCGAAGAGACGAACGAGCCTTACGCGATTGCCAAGATTGCCGGTATCAAACTGTGCGAATCCTACAACCGCCAGTATGGCCGCGATTATCGTTCGGTGATGCCGACCAATCTGTACGGTCCGCACGATAACTTCCATCCGAGCAACTCGCATGTGATCCCAGCGCTGCTGCGTCGTTTCCATGAAGCGACGGCGGAAAGTGCGCCAGACGTCGTGGTGTGGGGGAGCGGTACGCCAATGCGCGAGTTCCTGCACGTTGATGACATGGCCGCTGCCAGCATTCACGTGATGGAGCTGGATCCCGAAGTGTGGCAGGAAAATACCGAGCCGATGCTTTCGCACATCAACGTCGGAACCGGAGTGGATTGCACGATCCGCGAGCTGGCGCAGACCATCGCGCACGTGGTGGGCTACAAAGGCCGTGTGGTGTTTGATGCCACCAAGCCGGACGGCACGCCGCGCAAACTGCTGGACGTGACGCGTCTGCATCAGCTCGGCTGGTATCATGAGGTATCACTTGAGCAGGGGCTGGCAAGCACCTACCAGTGGTTCCTGGAAAACCAGCACCGCTTCCGGGGGTAA
- the wcaD gene encoding colanic acid polymerase WcaD, translating into MSRSIRICSYLLLPLIYLLVNVKIAQLGESFPITIVTFLPVLLLMYVEKISIKKLMIALGLGFGLTAFNYVFGQSLDASKYVTSTMLFVYIVIIIGMVWSIRFKTISPHNYRKILRFFYIAVTFIVVLAALEMAQIILTGGSSLMEIISKYLIYSNSYVLNFIKFGGKRTTALYFEPAFFALALISIWLSIKQFGIKTPKTDAMILAGIVLSGSFSGVMTFILFYLLEWAFQYLNKDAIKKKLPLAIISLTVFLVGIVFAFPYIATRLGDLGTEGSSSYYRIIGPLVMVGYSLTHIDGVVRFGSLYEYVASFGIFNGADVGKTIDNGLYLLIIYFSWFAVLLTLWYMFKVFKMMLNAFGDNQNFRVQLYLFTPVSLFFTGSIFSPEYAFLIVCPFILRKALNITRV; encoded by the coding sequence ATGTCTCGTTCTATCAGAATCTGTAGTTATCTGCTGCTTCCGCTTATCTACCTGCTGGTCAACGTCAAAATTGCCCAGCTCGGCGAAAGTTTTCCGATAACCATCGTCACCTTCTTGCCCGTTTTGCTGTTGATGTACGTTGAGAAAATCAGCATCAAGAAGCTGATGATTGCCCTGGGGCTCGGTTTTGGCTTAACGGCTTTCAACTATGTCTTCGGTCAGTCGCTGGACGCGAGCAAATACGTAACCTCCACCATGCTGTTTGTTTATATCGTGATTATTATCGGCATGGTGTGGAGTATTCGTTTTAAAACGATTTCCCCGCACAATTATAGGAAAATCCTTAGGTTCTTTTATATTGCCGTGACGTTCATTGTTGTGCTTGCCGCATTAGAAATGGCGCAAATTATTTTGACCGGTGGCAGTAGCCTGATGGAAATAATTTCGAAATATCTCATTTACAGTAACAGCTATGTACTGAACTTCATTAAATTTGGTGGTAAGCGAACCACGGCGCTTTATTTTGAACCGGCATTTTTTGCTCTGGCATTAATCTCAATTTGGCTGAGCATCAAACAGTTTGGTATCAAAACCCCCAAGACCGATGCTATGATTCTTGCAGGGATTGTCCTGTCAGGCTCATTCTCTGGGGTAATGACGTTTATCCTGTTTTACCTGCTTGAATGGGCATTTCAGTATCTGAACAAAGACGCGATCAAGAAAAAACTACCGTTAGCAATAATTTCGCTAACCGTGTTTTTAGTGGGTATTGTTTTTGCATTTCCCTACATCGCAACGCGTCTGGGTGATTTAGGCACAGAAGGCTCGTCTTCTTATTATCGAATTATTGGGCCGCTGGTGATGGTTGGGTATTCTTTAACCCATATCGATGGCGTAGTCAGATTTGGCTCACTTTATGAATATGTTGCATCATTCGGAATCTTTAACGGTGCGGACGTCGGTAAAACCATAGACAATGGTCTGTATCTGCTGATTATTTATTTCTCATGGTTCGCAGTGCTGTTAACGCTGTGGTACATGTTTAAAGTTTTCAAAATGATGCTTAATGCATTCGGTGATAATCAAAACTTTCGTGTGCAGCTTTATCTTTTTACGCCGGTGTCGCTGTTTTTTACCGGGTCAATATTTAGCCCGGAATATGCATTCTTAATTGTGTGTCCGTTTATTTTGCGTAAAGCGCTCAATATTACGCGGGTATGA
- a CDS encoding GDP-mannose mannosyl hydrolase gives MFLSQEDFATVVRSTPLISIDLIVENERGEFLLGQRTNRPAQGYWFVPGGRVQKDERLERAFERLTLAELGLSLPMTAGQFYGIWQHFYDDNFSGTDFSTHYVVLGFCLKVNQADLNLPDSQHDAYRWLTADALLASDNVHDNSRAYFLADRQAEVTER, from the coding sequence ATGTTTTTAAGTCAGGAAGATTTTGCCACGGTAGTGCGTTCTACCCCGCTGATATCCATCGATTTGATTGTGGAAAACGAGCGAGGGGAGTTCCTGCTGGGTCAACGAACCAATCGCCCTGCGCAAGGGTACTGGTTCGTTCCCGGTGGACGCGTACAAAAGGATGAACGGCTTGAGCGCGCTTTCGAGCGCCTCACGCTGGCGGAACTGGGGCTGAGCCTGCCGATGACGGCAGGCCAGTTTTACGGGATCTGGCAGCACTTCTATGACGATAACTTTTCCGGTACCGATTTCAGCACCCATTACGTGGTGCTGGGCTTTTGCCTGAAAGTGAATCAGGCCGATCTGAACCTGCCTGATTCACAACATGATGCTTACCGCTGGCTAACGGCTGATGCCCTATTGGCAAGCGATAACGTGCATGACAACAGCCGCGCGTACTTCCTTGCCGACCGCCAGGCCGAGGTAACAGAACGATGA
- the wcaB gene encoding colanic acid biosynthesis acetyltransferase WcaB codes for MLEDCRANSWSLRPCCMVLAYRIAHFCSVWRKKNVLNNLWAAPILVLYRLITECLFGYEIQAAATIGRRFTIHHGYAVVINKFVVAGDDFTIRHGVTIGNRGPASLACPVIGNNVELGANVVMIGEITVGNNVTIGAGSVVLDSIPDNALVTGEKARVKVIK; via the coding sequence ATTCTGGAAGATTGCCGCGCCAACAGCTGGAGCCTGCGCCCGTGCTGCATGGTACTGGCGTACCGCATTGCGCATTTTTGCTCCGTCTGGCGCAAAAAAAATGTCCTCAATAATCTGTGGGCGGCACCGATTCTGGTGCTGTATCGCCTCATCACCGAGTGTCTGTTTGGTTACGAAATTCAGGCTGCAGCCACCATTGGGCGACGCTTTACCATTCATCACGGTTATGCCGTGGTGATCAATAAATTTGTCGTCGCGGGTGATGATTTCACGATTCGCCACGGCGTAACCATCGGCAACCGTGGCCCGGCGAGTCTGGCGTGCCCGGTGATTGGCAACAATGTCGAGCTGGGCGCAAACGTCGTCATGATCGGTGAAATTACCGTGGGTAATAACGTCACTATCGGCGCGGGCAGCGTGGTGCTGGACAGCATTCCTGATAACGCGCTTGTCACCGGTGAAAAAGCCCGTGTGAAGGTCATCAAATGA
- the wcaC gene encoding colanic acid biosynthesis glycosyltransferase WcaC, whose amino-acid sequence MNILQFNVRLAEGGAAGVALDLHQRALQKGLQSRFVYGYGKGGKKSVSHDNYPQVLKQTPRLTSIANIALFRLFNRDLFGNLNSLYRTVTRTSGPVVLHFHVLHSYWLNLEEVVAFCENVQAHKPDTTFVWTLHDHWSVTGRCAFTDGCEGWKTNCQKCPTLSNYPPVKVDRAHKLVAGKRQLFRDMLALGCTFISPSQHVADAFNSLYGPGRCQIINNGIDVATEEILAELTPVAVTPGKPKIAVVAHDLRYDGKTNQRLVRDMMALGDKIELHTFGKFSPFEGANVTNHGFETDKRKLMSALNGMDALVFSSRVDNYPLILCEALSIGVPVIATHSDAAREVLEKSGGKTFSEDEVLPLVQHAKADIAQAVFGTDLESFRNRSRKAYSGQQMLEEYVSFYQNL is encoded by the coding sequence ATGAATATTCTGCAATTTAACGTTCGCCTGGCAGAGGGCGGGGCGGCAGGCGTCGCGCTGGATTTGCATCAGCGCGCGCTGCAAAAAGGTCTCCAGTCACGTTTTGTTTACGGCTATGGCAAAGGCGGCAAAAAAAGCGTCAGTCATGATAATTATCCGCAGGTCTTAAAGCAGACGCCGCGCCTGACGTCGATTGCCAACATCGCGTTGTTCCGCCTGTTTAACCGCGATCTGTTTGGGAATCTCAACAGTCTTTATCGCACCGTGACCCGCACCAGCGGTCCGGTCGTGCTGCATTTCCACGTGTTGCACAGCTACTGGCTCAACCTGGAAGAGGTCGTGGCGTTTTGCGAGAACGTGCAGGCGCACAAACCGGACACCACATTTGTGTGGACCTTACACGATCACTGGAGCGTCACCGGGCGCTGCGCCTTTACCGACGGCTGCGAAGGCTGGAAAACAAACTGCCAGAAATGTCCGACGCTTTCCAATTATCCCCCGGTGAAAGTGGATCGCGCGCACAAGCTGGTGGCCGGCAAACGTCAGCTCTTCCGCGACATGCTGGCGCTGGGGTGTACTTTTATCTCGCCAAGTCAGCACGTCGCCGATGCGTTTAATAGCCTGTACGGCCCGGGCCGCTGCCAGATCATTAACAACGGCATTGATGTGGCGACCGAAGAAATTCTGGCGGAACTCACGCCGGTGGCCGTGACCCCTGGGAAACCGAAAATCGCCGTGGTGGCACACGATCTGCGCTACGACGGGAAAACCAATCAGCGGCTGGTGCGCGACATGATGGCGCTCGGCGACAAAATTGAGCTGCACACCTTCGGTAAATTCTCGCCGTTTGAGGGCGCTAACGTCACCAACCACGGGTTTGAAACCGATAAGCGCAAGCTGATGAGCGCCCTGAACGGAATGGATGCTCTGGTCTTCAGTTCGCGCGTGGATAACTATCCGCTGATTTTGTGCGAAGCGCTGTCCATTGGCGTGCCGGTCATTGCAACCCACAGCGATGCTGCGCGTGAAGTGCTGGAAAAATCAGGCGGAAAAACCTTCAGCGAAGATGAGGTTTTACCGCTGGTGCAACACGCCAAGGCGGACATCGCACAGGCTGTTTTTGGCACTGACCTGGAATCGTTCCGCAACCGCAGCCGTAAAGCGTATAGCGGCCAACAGATGCTGGAGGAATATGTCTCGTTCTATCAGAATCTGTAG
- the gmd gene encoding GDP-mannose 4,6-dehydratase, giving the protein MSKVALITGVTGQDGSYLAELLLEKGYEVHGIKRRASSFNTERVDHIYQDPHSANPKFHLHYGDLTDSSNLTRILQEVQPDEVYNLGAMSHVAVSFESPEYTADVDAMGTLRLLEAIRFLGLEKKTRFYQASTSELYGLVQETPQKETTPFYPRSPYAVAKLYAYWITVNYRESYGMYACNGILFNHESPRRGETFVTRKITRAIANIAQGLEKKLHLGNMDSLRDWGHAKDYVKMQWMMLQQDNPEDFVIATGVQYSVRQFVEMAAAQLGIKLRFEGTGVEEKGIVVSVTGHDAPGVKPGDVIVEVDPRYFRPAEVETLLGDPTKAHEKLGWKPEITLQEMVSEMVAKDLEAAKKHSLLKSHGYEVAIALES; this is encoded by the coding sequence ATGTCTAAAGTCGCTCTCATCACCGGCGTTACCGGACAGGATGGTTCTTATCTGGCGGAGCTGTTGCTGGAAAAAGGGTATGAAGTTCACGGTATTAAACGTCGTGCTTCGTCGTTCAACACTGAACGTGTGGACCATATCTACCAGGATCCACATTCAGCGAATCCGAAATTCCATCTGCATTACGGCGATCTGACCGATTCCTCCAACCTGACCCGTATCCTGCAGGAAGTACAGCCTGATGAAGTGTACAACCTGGGTGCGATGAGCCACGTAGCGGTATCGTTTGAATCCCCGGAATACACCGCAGATGTTGATGCCATGGGCACGCTGCGTCTGCTGGAAGCCATTCGTTTCCTGGGTCTTGAGAAGAAAACTCGTTTCTACCAGGCGTCCACCTCTGAGCTGTATGGTCTGGTGCAGGAAACTCCGCAGAAAGAGACTACGCCGTTCTACCCGCGCTCTCCGTACGCTGTCGCAAAACTGTACGCTTACTGGATCACCGTGAACTACCGTGAATCCTACGGCATGTATGCGTGTAACGGTATTTTGTTCAACCACGAATCCCCACGTCGTGGCGAAACCTTCGTGACCCGCAAAATCACCCGCGCGATCGCTAACATCGCTCAGGGCCTCGAGAAGAAACTGCACCTCGGCAACATGGATTCCCTGCGTGACTGGGGCCATGCGAAAGACTACGTGAAAATGCAGTGGATGATGTTGCAGCAGGACAACCCGGAAGATTTCGTGATTGCGACCGGCGTGCAGTATTCCGTGCGTCAGTTCGTTGAAATGGCCGCAGCACAGCTGGGTATCAAACTGCGTTTCGAAGGCACCGGCGTTGAAGAGAAGGGCATTGTGGTTTCTGTTACCGGCCATGATGCACCAGGCGTGAAACCGGGCGATGTGATCGTTGAAGTTGATCCGCGCTACTTCCGTCCTGCTGAAGTAGAAACCCTGCTCGGCGATCCAACCAAAGCGCATGAAAAACTGGGCTGGAAACCGGAAATCACCCTGCAGGAAATGGTATCTGAAATGGTGGCCAAGGATCTCGAAGCGGCGAAAAAACACTCCCTGCTTAAGTCCCATGGCTACGAGGTTGCTATCGCGCTGGAGTCCTGA
- the wcaA gene encoding colanic acid biosynthesis glycosyltransferase WcaA, translating to MTTQRPLISIYMPTWNRQQLAIRAIKSVLRQDYDNWEMIIVDDCSSSYEQLQKFVEELGDARVKYIHNDINSGACAVRNQAILQSSGEFITGIDDDDEWTPNRLSIFLAHKHQLVTHAFLYANDYVCEGEVYSQPASLPLYPKSPYSRRLFYKRNIIGNQVFTWAWRFKECLFDTELKAAQDYDIFLRMVVEYGEPWKVDDATQILHINHGEMQITSSPKKFSGYFHFYRKHKDKFDRASRKYQLFTLYQIRNKRMNWRTLLTLFSVRNTKRLADGLRGK from the coding sequence ATGACAACACAACGCCCTTTGATCTCCATTTATATGCCGACCTGGAATCGTCAGCAGTTGGCGATCCGCGCGATTAAATCGGTATTACGTCAGGACTACGACAACTGGGAAATGATCATCGTCGATGACTGCTCTTCGTCTTATGAGCAGCTACAAAAGTTTGTTGAAGAACTTGGCGATGCGCGGGTGAAATATATCCACAACGACATTAATTCCGGCGCGTGTGCCGTGCGAAACCAGGCGATTCTCCAGTCTAGCGGGGAGTTCATCACGGGTATTGATGATGATGATGAATGGACGCCAAACCGTTTGTCCATTTTCCTGGCGCACAAGCATCAGCTGGTGACGCATGCATTCTTGTACGCCAATGACTATGTCTGCGAGGGTGAAGTTTATTCCCAACCGGCGAGCCTGCCGCTGTATCCAAAGTCACCGTACTCTCGCCGCCTGTTCTACAAGCGCAATATTATTGGCAATCAGGTCTTTACCTGGGCGTGGCGTTTCAAAGAGTGCCTGTTTGATACCGAACTGAAAGCCGCGCAGGACTACGACATTTTCCTGCGCATGGTGGTGGAATATGGCGAACCGTGGAAAGTGGACGACGCCACGCAAATTCTGCATATCAATCACGGTGAGATGCAAATCACCTCATCGCCAAAGAAATTCTCTGGCTACTTCCATTTTTACCGCAAGCACAAAGACAAGTTCGACCGTGCCAGCCGTAAATATCAGCTTTTTACGCTGTATCAGATCCGCAATAAGCGCATGAACTGGCGCACGCTGCTGACGCTCTTTTCCGTGCGCAATACCAAGCGCCTGGCTGATGGGCTGCGGGGGAAATAA
- the wcaI gene encoding colanic acid biosynthesis fucosyltransferase WcaI codes for MKILVYGINYSPELTGIGKYTGEMVEWMASQGHEVRVITAPPYYPEWKVGERYSSWRYRREVGNATVWRCPLYVPKQPSTLKRLIHLGSFALSSFFPLMAQRRWKPDRIIGVVPTLFCTPGMRLLGKLSGARTILHIQDYEVDAMLGLGMAGKGKSGKVAKLASAFERSNLHNVDYVSTISRSMMNKAQEKGVPAEKLIFFPNWSEVARFRDVSEGDALALRSQLGLPDGQKIILYSGNIGEKQGLESVIDAAAQLSNQPWTFVIVGQGGGKARLEKMVSERGLTNVKFFPLQSYEALPALLKMGDCHLVVQKRGAADAVLPSKLTNILAVGGNAVITAEPETELGQLCDTYPEIAVCVEPESVPALVAGIERALAMPKQNRVAREYAERTLEKENVLSQFIADIRG; via the coding sequence ATGAAGATCCTTGTCTACGGCATCAATTACTCGCCAGAACTCACCGGTATCGGCAAATACACCGGTGAAATGGTGGAGTGGATGGCCAGCCAGGGTCACGAGGTGCGGGTCATTACGGCCCCGCCTTACTACCCAGAATGGAAAGTCGGCGAACGTTATTCCAGCTGGCGCTATCGCCGTGAAGTGGGCAATGCGACCGTCTGGCGCTGTCCGCTGTATGTGCCTAAACAGCCTTCGACGCTGAAGCGTCTGATACATCTGGGCAGCTTTGCGCTCAGCAGTTTCTTCCCGCTGATGGCGCAGCGTCGCTGGAAGCCAGACCGCATTATCGGCGTGGTGCCGACGCTGTTTTGCACGCCAGGCATGCGCCTGCTGGGCAAACTCTCGGGCGCACGTACCATCCTGCATATTCAGGATTACGAAGTTGACGCGATGCTCGGCCTGGGCATGGCGGGTAAAGGTAAGAGTGGCAAGGTGGCCAAACTTGCCAGCGCCTTTGAGCGCAGCAATCTGCATAACGTCGATTACGTCTCAACGATCTCGCGCTCAATGATGAACAAAGCGCAGGAGAAAGGCGTTCCGGCTGAAAAATTGATTTTCTTCCCGAACTGGTCAGAAGTGGCCCGTTTTCGTGATGTGAGCGAGGGCGATGCGCTGGCCTTGCGTTCGCAGCTCGGTTTACCTGACGGCCAAAAAATCATTCTTTACTCAGGCAACATTGGCGAAAAACAGGGGCTGGAAAGCGTCATTGACGCGGCCGCACAGCTGAGCAATCAGCCCTGGACATTCGTGATTGTCGGGCAGGGTGGCGGTAAAGCGCGACTGGAGAAAATGGTCAGCGAACGCGGCCTGACCAACGTGAAATTCTTCCCGCTTCAGTCCTACGAGGCACTGCCTGCGTTACTGAAGATGGGCGATTGCCATTTGGTCGTGCAAAAGCGCGGCGCGGCGGATGCGGTACTGCCGTCGAAATTGACCAACATTTTGGCCGTCGGCGGCAACGCGGTGATCACAGCGGAGCCAGAAACCGAACTTGGTCAGCTGTGCGACACCTACCCGGAGATCGCGGTTTGCGTTGAACCGGAATCAGTCCCTGCGCTGGTCGCAGGTATTGAGCGGGCACTCGCCATGCCAAAACAGAACAGGGTGGCACGTGAATATGCCGAACGCACGCTCGAAAAAGAGAACGTGCTTAGCCAATTTATTGCAGATATACGGGGATAA
- the cpsB gene encoding mannose-1-phosphate guanyltransferase — protein sequence MSQNKLYPVVMAGGSGSRLWPLSRVLYPKQFLCLKGELTMLQTTVSRLNGVECESPVVICNEQHRFIVAEQLRQLNKLTENIILEPAGRNTAPAIALAALAAQRSSPDCDPMMLVLAADHVIQQEDAFREAVRAAIPYAESGKLVTFGIVPDLPETGYGYIRRGDVTPGEGDSVAFNVAQFVEKPNLDTAQAYVASGEYYWNSGMFLFRAGRYLEELQKYRPDILSACEKAMAVVDPDLDFIRVDEASFLACPEESVDYAVMERTADAVVVPMDAGWSDVGSWSSLWEISAHTPEGNVHHGDVISHKTENSYVYAESGLVTTVGVKDLVVVQTKDAVLIADRNSVQDVKKVVEQIKADGRHEHHIHREVYRPWGKYDSIDSGDRYQVKRITVKPGEGLSVQMHHHRAEHWVVVAGTAKVTIDGDVKLLGENESIYIPLGAKHCLENPGKIPLDLIEVRSGSYLEDDDIVRFEDRYGRV from the coding sequence ATGAGTCAAAATAAACTTTACCCGGTTGTGATGGCGGGTGGCTCTGGTAGTCGGTTGTGGCCGCTGTCCCGCGTGCTCTATCCAAAGCAGTTCCTCTGTCTGAAAGGGGAACTCACTATGCTGCAAACCACGGTGTCGCGCCTGAACGGCGTGGAGTGCGAAAGCCCGGTGGTGATTTGCAACGAGCAGCACCGTTTTATTGTCGCGGAACAGCTGCGTCAGCTGAACAAACTGACTGAAAATATCATTCTTGAACCGGCTGGGCGTAATACCGCACCGGCCATCGCGCTGGCCGCACTAGCGGCACAACGCAGCAGCCCAGATTGCGATCCGATGATGCTGGTGCTGGCGGCGGACCACGTTATCCAGCAGGAAGATGCCTTCCGCGAGGCGGTTCGTGCGGCGATCCCTTACGCCGAAAGCGGCAAACTGGTGACCTTCGGTATCGTGCCGGATCTGCCAGAAACTGGCTATGGCTACATTCGTCGTGGTGATGTGACGCCGGGCGAAGGCGATAGCGTGGCGTTTAACGTGGCGCAGTTTGTCGAAAAACCGAATCTTGATACCGCCCAGGCGTATGTGGCCAGCGGTGAGTATTACTGGAACAGCGGCATGTTCCTGTTCCGCGCGGGACGTTATCTGGAAGAGCTGCAAAAGTATCGCCCGGATATTCTGAGCGCCTGCGAAAAAGCGATGGCCGTTGTTGACCCGGATCTCGACTTTATCCGCGTGGATGAAGCGTCATTCCTCGCCTGTCCTGAAGAGTCTGTCGATTACGCGGTGATGGAGCGTACGGCGGATGCCGTTGTGGTTCCAATGGACGCTGGCTGGAGCGATGTGGGTTCCTGGTCTTCCCTGTGGGAAATCAGCGCACACACGCCGGAAGGCAACGTGCATCACGGCGATGTGATCAGCCATAAAACCGAAAATAGCTATGTTTACGCCGAGTCTGGTCTCGTGACCACGGTGGGCGTGAAAGATCTGGTTGTCGTGCAGACCAAAGATGCGGTGTTGATTGCCGATCGCAATTCAGTACAGGACGTCAAAAAAGTGGTCGAGCAGATCAAAGCCGATGGCCGTCATGAGCACCACATTCATCGCGAAGTCTATCGTCCTTGGGGCAAATATGACTCCATCGACTCAGGCGATCGTTATCAGGTCAAACGCATTACCGTGAAACCGGGCGAAGGGTTGTCGGTGCAAATGCATCATCATCGGGCCGAGCACTGGGTTGTGGTGGCGGGAACCGCAAAAGTGACGATTGACGGCGACGTTAAACTGCTCGGTGAAAACGAATCTATTTATATCCCGTTGGGTGCGAAGCACTGTCTGGAAAACCCAGGGAAAATTCCTCTCGATCTGATTGAAGTGCGTTCCGGCTCGTATCTCGAAGATGACGACATTGTGCGTTTTGAGGACCGCTACGGCCGGGTTTAG
- the wcaF gene encoding colanic acid biosynthesis acetyltransferase WcaF, with protein MQDLSGFSVPKGFRGGNGIKVQLWWAVQATLFAWSPQVLYRWRAFLLRMFGAKIGKNVVIRPSVKITYPWKLTLGDYAWVGDDAVLYTLGEITIGAHSVVSQKCYLCTGSHDFMSPHFDINATPIVIGEKCWLATDVFVAPGITVGDGTVIGARSSVFKSLPANKICRGNPAVVIRERVETE; from the coding sequence ATGCAGGATCTCAGTGGTTTTTCTGTTCCCAAAGGATTTCGGGGCGGCAATGGAATTAAGGTGCAATTGTGGTGGGCTGTGCAGGCAACATTATTTGCCTGGTCGCCACAGGTTTTGTATCGCTGGCGCGCCTTTTTACTGCGAATGTTTGGCGCAAAAATCGGCAAGAATGTGGTTATTCGTCCGTCAGTCAAAATTACGTATCCGTGGAAATTAACACTCGGTGATTATGCCTGGGTAGGGGATGACGCGGTGTTATATACCCTGGGTGAAATTACCATCGGCGCACATTCCGTGGTGTCTCAGAAGTGTTATTTGTGTACCGGCAGTCATGATTTTATGAGTCCGCATTTTGATATTAATGCCACGCCTATTGTGATTGGCGAAAAATGCTGGCTCGCGACGGATGTCTTTGTTGCACCTGGTATTACTGTTGGCGATGGCACGGTTATTGGTGCACGCAGCAGCGTTTTTAAATCGCTTCCGGCAAATAAGATTTGCCGTGGCAACCCCGCAGTGGTGATACGCGAACGCGTTGAAACTGAATGA
- the wcaE gene encoding colanic acid biosynthesis glycosyltransferase WcaE, with protein MNISVITVAFRNHEGVVKTWRSLRNLARDPSLTFEWIVVDGGSNDGTAEFLEKLNGEFNLRYISEKDKGIYDAMNKGIEMAQGRYTIFLNSGDIFHEDVALFARQLARQKDDAMVIGDALLDFGDGNKVCRSAKPGWYIYHSLPASHQAIFFPTVGLKKHPYDLQYKVSSDYALAASLYKSGYPFRRIKGLVSEFSMGGVSTSNNLELCQDAKKVQRNILRVPGFWAELSYLFRLKTTGKTKALYNKV; from the coding sequence ATGAATATAAGCGTTATTACTGTCGCCTTTCGCAACCACGAAGGGGTAGTAAAAACCTGGCGCTCGCTGCGCAACCTGGCACGCGATCCCAGCCTCACGTTTGAATGGATTGTGGTCGACGGCGGCTCAAATGATGGCACGGCTGAATTTCTCGAAAAACTGAACGGGGAGTTCAACTTACGCTACATCAGTGAGAAAGATAAAGGCATTTACGATGCGATGAATAAAGGCATCGAGATGGCGCAAGGGCGCTATACCATTTTCCTGAATTCGGGCGATATCTTCCACGAAGACGTGGCGCTTTTTGCGCGTCAACTTGCGCGTCAGAAAGACGACGCAATGGTCATCGGCGATGCGCTGCTGGATTTTGGTGATGGCAATAAAGTGTGCCGTAGCGCGAAACCCGGCTGGTATATCTATCACAGTTTACCGGCCAGTCATCAGGCAATTTTCTTCCCGACAGTCGGGCTAAAAAAACACCCCTATGATTTGCAATATAAGGTGTCATCTGATTATGCGCTGGCTGCCAGCCTGTATAAATCAGGTTATCCGTTCCGTCGAATTAAAGGCCTGGTGTCAGAATTCTCAATGGGCGGCGTGTCAACCTCGAATAATCTGGAATTATGCCAGGATGCCAAAAAAGTGCAGCGCAATATATTGCGCGTGCCGGGCTTCTGGGCGGAATTATCCTATTTATTCCGTCTGAAAACGACGGGCAAAACGAAAGCCTTATATAACAAAGTCTGA